From Sphaerochaeta sp., a single genomic window includes:
- the truB gene encoding tRNA pseudouridine(55) synthase TruB produces MDKPSGVTSFVSLGAIKRSIDRKVGHTGTLDKFAQGLLVVLTGSMTRLNPLFLGLDKRYHAVIRFGSETDTLDPTGEVVKQADPPSLETINEMINKQFLGPILQAPPVYSAIHVAGQRASVLARQGVTVEMESRPVTIHEFKVTAYDGRDLDCELLVSKGTYIRSIARDLGHACGSCASLSFLQRTAVGPYRLDEAVSAEDTKGLGDMIGKRGELLLRLPQTEKFQIDSSDTKWMDNGTIPSHLFGGDATLSPKWGIVYDKDGMLRYVVDVRRRKIVCQIRGNE; encoded by the coding sequence GTGGACAAACCCAGCGGAGTGACCAGTTTCGTTTCGTTGGGCGCCATCAAACGGAGTATTGACCGCAAGGTCGGACATACCGGGACCCTGGACAAGTTCGCCCAGGGTTTGCTTGTGGTGTTGACCGGTTCCATGACGCGGCTTAATCCGCTGTTTCTCGGCCTTGACAAACGGTATCACGCCGTGATCCGTTTTGGTTCGGAAACAGATACGCTGGATCCTACCGGAGAGGTGGTGAAACAAGCGGATCCCCCATCGTTGGAAACGATCAACGAGATGATCAACAAACAGTTTCTGGGACCAATTCTTCAGGCGCCTCCTGTCTATTCGGCGATTCACGTCGCCGGACAGCGGGCCAGTGTCCTTGCACGTCAAGGCGTGACGGTGGAGATGGAGAGCCGGCCGGTGACAATCCACGAGTTCAAGGTGACAGCGTATGATGGCAGGGATCTTGATTGTGAACTTCTGGTAAGCAAAGGCACGTATATCCGTTCCATTGCACGGGATCTCGGGCATGCCTGTGGCTCCTGCGCCAGCCTTTCGTTTCTCCAACGAACCGCCGTCGGACCGTATCGCTTGGATGAGGCGGTCAGCGCCGAAGATACCAAGGGACTGGGCGATATGATTGGAAAGCGGGGGGAATTGCTGCTCCGGCTTCCCCAGACGGAAAAATTCCAGATTGATTCATCGGACACCAAATGGATGGACAACGGAACGATTCCTTCCCATCTGTTTGGAGGGGATGCAACGCTTTCCCCGAAGTGGGGCATCGTGTATGATAAGGATGGCATGCTTCGGTATGTCGTTGATGTACGCAGACGAAAAATCGTCTGCCAGATACGAGGGAATGAATGA
- a CDS encoding FAD synthetase family protein, producing MKRADFMHLVEFPILSQVPMSICIGVFDGLHRGHQMIINTCVQAAKAHGWQSMVITFNRNPKYLTSEEDIHGKLLTDQQFEETLRKMEVDNLVVIDFSADFSKLSASEFLNLVHMICTVKMMVVGEDFRCGTPASCAGPGELQEYLHQRDPECQVVIPSPVRLDDGEVISSTLVRKKLTEGDLEQVQEMLGRPYGLDLTRYSLRIHDDCLWYRTGSFEQILPLAGTYQAKLEYSDGSASDVVVRLDGDTLMVPWKSTLSGTVRIKTLDLLKRSGT from the coding sequence ATGAAACGAGCCGATTTCATGCATCTGGTTGAATTTCCCATTTTGAGCCAAGTGCCAATGTCCATCTGCATCGGTGTGTTCGATGGTTTGCATCGAGGCCACCAGATGATCATCAACACCTGCGTCCAGGCGGCCAAAGCCCATGGATGGCAGTCGATGGTCATCACGTTCAACCGCAACCCCAAATACCTCACCAGTGAGGAGGATATCCATGGAAAATTGCTTACCGACCAGCAATTTGAGGAAACGTTGAGAAAGATGGAGGTGGACAACCTCGTTGTCATTGACTTTTCCGCTGATTTCAGTAAACTGTCTGCGAGTGAGTTCCTGAACCTTGTCCATATGATTTGTACGGTCAAGATGATGGTGGTTGGTGAAGATTTCCGCTGCGGTACGCCGGCTTCGTGTGCCGGACCTGGAGAGCTGCAGGAATACCTGCACCAACGCGACCCTGAGTGTCAGGTGGTGATTCCTTCACCGGTTCGGTTGGACGATGGAGAGGTCATCAGTAGCACGCTGGTTCGAAAAAAGCTCACCGAGGGCGACCTGGAACAAGTCCAGGAGATGCTCGGCAGGCCATATGGCTTGGACTTGACACGATATTCGTTAAGAATCCATGACGATTGCCTGTGGTACCGAACGGGTTCGTTTGAGCAGATTCTGCCGTTGGCAGGAACGTATCAGGCGAAGCTGGAGTATTCTGATGGCTCGGCATCAGATGTGGTCGTGCGGTTGGACGGCGACACGCTGATGGTTCCATGGAAATCTACGTTAAGCGGTACCGTGAGGATCAAGACGCTCGACTTGCTGAAGAGGAGTGGCACATGA
- the infB gene encoding translation initiation factor IF-2 codes for MEDTKSQVTLIKHVVTPGEQKEQPAEQKAPEKRKIIIVKKKVVVAKKPVPAPSVAEPQSPKETPVEQQAANPAQPSVQKPAVQVVRRTNRQVPNSPLHNGPMIIHPTNLPPVPGQGQSVKDHAQWQSQNPGAAQGESVVPSVGPRQVGVVGGKPVQRGYGSYQNRPYGNRPQGQGGYQPRSYGNNGQGGYQPRQYGNNNQGGYQPRPYGNNGQGGYQPRQYGNGQGGYQPRQYGNNYGSKPYGQGGFRPGAGRPGFGNRPGFGGRPGQGGGRPAGGMNELGSEQARTPKKNFRKREDYKKRDAEEEKEFQIQRRKEQEAAKLAAVPKSIDIMDSIVIADLAKKMNLKASDIIAKLFKMGMMVTINQSIDYDTAAIIAGEYGCQVHKVSLYDETLIENTPDSPELMVPRAPIVTVMGHVDHGKTKLLDAIRSTHVAEGEYGGITQHIGAYKVTIPEKGDIVFLDTPGHAAFSMMRARGAQVTDIVVLVVAANDGVMAQTREAIDHAKAAKVPIIVAINKCDLPEANPERVMQQLSDIGLIPEEWGGQTLYCRISALKKQGIDELLDTILLQAEMMELKANPSCRAEGRVLESRIDQGRGIVATLLIQKGTLHVGDYYVAGIYPGRARAIFNDKGQRIQEAGPSTPVEIIGLSDVPNAGDPFQVTEDEKQARTIGTKRQELERLGASANNPNKVTLANLGEKIAEGNIKTLNIVIKGDLQGSVEALQGALEKLSTPEIKLEVIRAAAGAIIESDISLAAASDALVIGFNVRPTPRALALAAEEKVEIRKYNIIYDVVDDVKLAMEGMLSPITKEVDVGTAEVRETFHVPKIGTIAGCMVTSGKITRDCFFRVVRDNIQVSKELIKLSSLKRFKDDAKEVAEGFECGIGLENFQDLQVGDVLEAVEMEKVARKLDDGKGPVAAEQEKKS; via the coding sequence ATGGAAGATACGAAGTCCCAAGTTACGTTGATCAAGCACGTGGTGACACCAGGTGAACAGAAAGAACAGCCAGCCGAACAGAAGGCTCCTGAAAAGCGGAAGATCATCATTGTGAAGAAGAAGGTCGTGGTTGCAAAAAAACCGGTACCTGCTCCTTCCGTGGCGGAACCGCAATCCCCGAAGGAGACCCCTGTTGAACAGCAGGCGGCAAATCCCGCGCAACCGTCGGTGCAGAAACCGGCGGTGCAGGTGGTGCGTCGCACGAACCGGCAAGTCCCCAATTCACCGCTGCACAACGGACCAATGATCATTCATCCGACCAACCTGCCGCCGGTTCCGGGGCAGGGACAGTCAGTGAAGGATCATGCCCAGTGGCAGAGCCAGAATCCTGGCGCCGCACAGGGCGAGAGCGTCGTACCTTCCGTCGGCCCCCGTCAGGTCGGTGTCGTCGGTGGCAAACCGGTGCAACGCGGGTATGGTTCCTACCAGAACCGCCCGTATGGCAACCGTCCCCAAGGACAGGGTGGATACCAACCGCGTTCCTATGGGAACAACGGCCAAGGCGGATATCAACCGCGCCAATATGGCAACAATAACCAAGGGGGATACCAGCCGCGTCCCTATGGAAACAATGGCCAAGGCGGATATCAACCGCGACAGTACGGTAACGGGCAGGGTGGGTATCAGCCGCGCCAGTATGGCAACAACTACGGGAGCAAGCCGTACGGCCAGGGCGGGTTCCGTCCAGGGGCGGGCAGACCGGGATTTGGTAACCGGCCTGGATTTGGCGGCAGACCCGGACAGGGTGGTGGCCGGCCTGCCGGTGGCATGAACGAGTTGGGGAGCGAGCAGGCGCGCACGCCGAAAAAGAACTTCCGAAAGCGTGAGGATTACAAGAAACGTGACGCCGAGGAAGAGAAGGAATTTCAGATCCAGCGCCGCAAGGAGCAGGAGGCGGCCAAGCTCGCCGCGGTTCCCAAGTCCATCGACATCATGGATTCCATCGTCATTGCCGATCTCGCCAAGAAGATGAACCTCAAAGCGAGTGACATCATCGCCAAACTGTTCAAGATGGGGATGATGGTGACGATCAACCAGTCGATCGACTATGATACGGCCGCCATCATCGCCGGAGAATATGGATGCCAGGTGCACAAGGTCTCCTTGTACGATGAGACGTTGATCGAAAACACGCCGGATTCTCCGGAACTGATGGTTCCCCGGGCTCCGATCGTCACCGTCATGGGGCACGTCGACCATGGCAAGACCAAACTGTTGGATGCCATTCGTTCGACGCATGTCGCCGAAGGCGAATATGGTGGGATCACCCAGCACATCGGCGCCTACAAGGTTACGATCCCTGAGAAAGGGGACATCGTCTTCCTGGATACTCCGGGTCATGCGGCATTCTCCATGATGCGTGCCCGTGGTGCTCAGGTGACGGATATCGTCGTCTTGGTTGTCGCCGCCAATGATGGGGTGATGGCCCAGACACGGGAAGCCATCGACCACGCAAAGGCGGCCAAGGTCCCCATCATCGTGGCGATCAACAAGTGTGATCTCCCCGAAGCGAATCCGGAACGTGTCATGCAGCAGCTCTCTGACATTGGCTTGATCCCCGAAGAATGGGGTGGCCAGACGCTGTACTGCCGTATTTCCGCGTTGAAGAAACAGGGAATCGACGAACTGTTGGATACCATTCTGCTCCAGGCGGAGATGATGGAGCTGAAGGCCAATCCGTCCTGTCGTGCCGAAGGCAGGGTGTTGGAATCCCGCATCGACCAGGGACGGGGCATCGTCGCCACGTTGCTGATCCAAAAAGGGACGCTGCATGTCGGGGATTACTACGTAGCCGGCATTTATCCGGGCCGTGCCCGTGCCATCTTCAATGACAAGGGACAGCGGATCCAGGAAGCAGGGCCGTCCACGCCGGTGGAGATCATCGGTCTTTCCGATGTCCCCAACGCTGGTGATCCGTTCCAAGTGACGGAAGACGAGAAACAGGCAAGAACGATTGGTACGAAACGGCAGGAACTGGAACGGCTGGGCGCTTCGGCGAACAACCCGAACAAGGTGACGTTGGCCAACCTGGGCGAAAAGATCGCCGAGGGCAACATCAAGACGCTGAACATCGTCATCAAAGGCGATTTGCAGGGTTCTGTCGAAGCGTTGCAGGGCGCGTTGGAGAAGCTCTCCACACCGGAGATCAAACTGGAAGTGATCCGCGCCGCGGCTGGCGCCATCATCGAGAGCGATATCTCGTTGGCGGCCGCTTCGGATGCCTTGGTCATCGGTTTCAATGTCCGCCCGACGCCACGTGCGCTTGCCCTTGCCGCCGAAGAAAAGGTGGAGATCCGCAAGTACAATATCATCTACGATGTGGTTGACGACGTGAAGCTTGCCATGGAAGGCATGCTCAGCCCGATCACCAAAGAGGTGGATGTCGGTACGGCGGAAGTTCGGGAGACGTTCCATGTGCCCAAGATCGGCACCATTGCCGGTTGTATGGTCACCAGTGGGAAGATCACCCGGGATTGCTTCTTCCGTGTGGTGCGGGACAACATCCAGGTCAGCAAGGAGTTGATCAAACTCTCTTCGCTGAAGCGGTTCAAGGATGACGCCAAGGAAGTCGCCGAAGGTTTCGAATGCGGTATCGGACTGGAGAATTTCCAGGATCTGCAGGTCGGAGACGTGCTGGAGGCGGTTGAGATGGAGAAGGTAGCCCGCAAGCTGGACGATGGCAAAGGGCCGGTTGCCGCAGAGCAGGAGAAGAAATCATGA
- the rpsO gene encoding 30S ribosomal protein S15, translating to MITKEQKQEIITKFGGDEKNTGSTKVQIALMTARINDLQTHFKNNPKDTNGKRGLLTLVGQRRSLLKYLARTDLEGYRQLIADLSLRK from the coding sequence ATGATTACCAAAGAGCAGAAACAAGAGATCATCACCAAGTTTGGTGGTGACGAGAAGAACACGGGTTCGACCAAGGTACAGATCGCGCTGATGACGGCGAGGATCAATGACCTGCAGACCCATTTCAAGAACAATCCGAAGGACACCAACGGCAAGCGCGGTTTGCTGACATTGGTAGGCCAGCGGAGAAGCTTGCTGAAGTATCTGGCAAGGACGGACCTTGAAGGTTATCGTCAGCTGATCGCAGATCTCAGTTTGAGAAAATAG
- the rbfA gene encoding 30S ribosome-binding factor RbfA, whose amino-acid sequence MSQYSQERLESRLMQAISMMIVKGEIKHPNLSTLCSVTRVELSVDNAYATVFISSPLPREQLEKSVAALQSAHGFIQKKVGAFLRTKNTPVLTFKMDSSLVEGEKVNRLIDSLTDGK is encoded by the coding sequence ATGAGCCAGTACAGTCAGGAACGGCTTGAGTCCCGCCTGATGCAGGCGATCAGCATGATGATCGTCAAAGGCGAGATCAAGCATCCTAACCTGTCCACGCTTTGTTCCGTCACCCGTGTGGAGCTTTCCGTGGACAACGCCTACGCCACCGTCTTCATCTCCTCTCCGTTGCCACGGGAGCAACTGGAGAAGAGTGTGGCGGCGTTGCAGTCCGCCCATGGTTTCATCCAGAAGAAAGTCGGCGCGTTCCTTCGTACGAAAAACACGCCGGTGCTGACGTTCAAGATGGATTCCTCATTGGTGGAAGGGGAGAAGGTCAATCGCCTGATTGATTCATTGACCGATGGGAAGTAA
- the pnp gene encoding polyribonucleotide nucleotidyltransferase, producing MKIGEHDLVFETGRIAKQANGAVFATYDGCAVIATVCCGAAPTEPLDYVPLSVEYNEKYYAAGKIPGGFLKRESKPKDKEILVSRLIDRPMRPLFDPAFGREIQVVPTVVSADQNNTPDVVAINAASAAVTISDIPFGGPIAAVRVAMVEGKYIVNPTFSQIAASTLDIVVAGTHDGITMVEGGAKQVSEEQMIEAINTAQPVIRELCEIQMELQKIAGKQKLPVLEAKTDLSWLEPIKKEAAPLVKTATFTKGKQNRVEAIDAVRVQMVEKYADLVAVDSKRPEQLATMILDLERDTLRESILKDGIRIDGRHLDEIRPITCEVGVLQRAHGSALFTRGETQSLATTTLGTEQDEQMYDNIDGAKSFSNFMLHYNFPPYCVGETGKLTLGRREIGHGHLAQRALQAVYPGKDKFPYTTRVVSDIMESNGSSSMASVCGGCLSLMDAGVPIEKPVAGIAMGLITEGEHYENYRILSDICGEEDHMGDMDFKVAGTESGITAFQMDIKIAGVTPELMHQALDQAKRGRLHILGIMTKCLPGPRAEISPYAPKILTMKVDEEKIGAVIGTGGKTIKAIAQQSGAEVNIDDDGTITIYAPNSATAQKAKELVGAIVEEPEVGRIYQGTVKRIMDFGAFIEILPGKEGLCHISKLSRKRVEHVEDVLKVGQQVPVKLIEIDRQNRLNLSYIDAIEQQKK from the coding sequence ATGAAGATTGGTGAGCACGATCTGGTGTTCGAAACCGGACGGATCGCCAAACAGGCAAACGGGGCGGTGTTCGCCACCTATGACGGGTGCGCGGTCATCGCGACGGTTTGCTGTGGCGCTGCGCCGACGGAACCGCTGGACTATGTCCCGCTTTCCGTAGAGTACAACGAAAAATACTATGCCGCCGGCAAGATCCCCGGCGGATTCCTGAAAAGGGAATCAAAGCCGAAAGACAAAGAGATCCTGGTGTCCCGTTTGATTGACCGTCCGATGCGGCCTCTGTTTGATCCGGCGTTCGGCCGTGAGATTCAGGTGGTCCCGACGGTTGTTTCCGCGGACCAGAACAACACACCGGATGTGGTTGCCATCAACGCAGCGAGCGCTGCGGTCACGATCAGTGACATTCCGTTCGGCGGTCCGATCGCCGCAGTCCGTGTCGCCATGGTGGAGGGGAAATACATCGTCAACCCGACCTTCTCCCAGATTGCCGCCTCCACGCTGGACATTGTTGTCGCCGGCACCCATGATGGCATCACCATGGTTGAGGGTGGAGCCAAGCAGGTCAGTGAAGAGCAGATGATCGAAGCGATCAACACTGCCCAGCCGGTGATCAGAGAGCTGTGCGAAATACAGATGGAATTGCAGAAGATCGCGGGAAAGCAGAAGCTCCCCGTGTTGGAAGCCAAGACGGATCTGTCCTGGCTTGAGCCGATCAAGAAGGAAGCCGCGCCGCTGGTAAAGACCGCTACGTTCACCAAAGGCAAACAGAACAGAGTAGAGGCTATTGACGCCGTCCGCGTTCAGATGGTGGAGAAATACGCCGATCTGGTTGCGGTTGATTCCAAGCGTCCGGAACAGCTTGCCACGATGATCCTTGATCTGGAGCGCGACACGCTTCGTGAATCCATCCTGAAGGACGGCATCCGTATCGACGGACGTCATCTGGATGAGATCAGACCGATCACCTGCGAAGTGGGTGTGCTGCAGCGCGCCCATGGTTCGGCGCTGTTCACCCGTGGTGAGACGCAGAGCCTCGCCACCACGACGCTGGGAACCGAGCAGGATGAGCAGATGTACGACAACATCGATGGAGCGAAGAGTTTCTCCAACTTCATGCTGCACTACAACTTCCCGCCGTACTGTGTTGGTGAAACCGGCAAACTGACCCTTGGCAGACGTGAGATCGGCCATGGCCATCTTGCCCAGCGCGCCCTGCAGGCCGTCTATCCGGGCAAGGACAAGTTCCCGTACACCACGCGTGTGGTTTCCGACATCATGGAATCCAATGGTTCGTCTTCCATGGCTTCCGTCTGTGGCGGATGCCTTTCGTTGATGGACGCGGGTGTTCCCATTGAGAAGCCGGTCGCCGGCATCGCCATGGGCTTGATCACCGAAGGCGAGCATTACGAGAACTATCGTATCCTCTCTGATATCTGCGGCGAAGAAGATCACATGGGTGACATGGACTTCAAGGTTGCCGGAACGGAAAGCGGAATCACCGCGTTCCAGATGGACATCAAGATCGCTGGCGTCACTCCCGAACTGATGCACCAGGCGTTGGATCAGGCAAAACGTGGCCGTCTGCACATCCTGGGCATCATGACGAAGTGCCTGCCCGGACCGCGCGCTGAGATCAGCCCGTACGCTCCGAAGATCCTTACCATGAAAGTGGACGAGGAGAAGATCGGCGCGGTGATCGGCACTGGTGGCAAGACGATCAAGGCGATCGCCCAGCAGAGCGGCGCGGAGGTGAACATTGATGATGATGGTACGATTACCATCTACGCTCCGAACAGCGCCACGGCCCAGAAAGCCAAGGAACTGGTGGGAGCCATCGTCGAGGAACCGGAAGTAGGGCGGATTTATCAGGGTACGGTGAAGCGCATCATGGATTTCGGCGCATTCATCGAGATTCTGCCTGGCAAGGAAGGTCTCTGCCACATTTCCAAGCTTTCACGCAAACGTGTGGAGCATGTGGAGGATGTGCTGAAGGTCGGACAGCAGGTGCCGGTGAAGCTGATCGAGATCGATCGGCAGAACCGCTTGAATCTTTCCTACATTGACGCGATCGAACAACAGAAGAAGTGA